In one window of Acidobacteriota bacterium DNA:
- a CDS encoding DUF2723 domain-containing protein, which produces MPNSMPVVSRSFDRTNAVLAGLVFVAAFVVYSLTVQRSLSFWDCGEFIACSYTLGIPHPPGTPLYILLGRVFSLIPIVGDISWRVNYLSVLSSSFTAMFSYLLAVRLTRHFSDQREDHRLGRYIAYIGGVAGGLFVAFSYTNWTNSVEAEPRAVAVAFAVAIVWMALRYFDQRGTLRATRTMVLAMYLALLAIGVHMTVFLVVPVCAIFFVLKREAEGKHYLAICGFAILELLMVTLFANGRGGFPVFLSLTALLTVVLLVLLYRKINWGILIAIGSAFPIMLSYNQYLKLGLPLGLAAMIALAFLCRWKGWKLQWKTGLVIILLSFIGLSVHLYVPIRSAHNPRIDENNPSRDFRTLIDFFDRRQYGQQSMAERMFHRRGAWENQLGRHANIGFWSYFEIQYSSGRWVFVPFLLLGLIGLYVAISKRLELGMPYLTLFLLASLGLVLYMNFADGTRYDVATNDAYLEVRNRDYFFTPAFVFFGVAMGMGLSAVIRYLRDQLAGRNRSRQRTVVYACAVLALLPAISLANNYHSRDRSKNFIPYNYSFNILNSCPPNAILFTSGDNDTFPVWCVQEVYNYRKDVRVVNLSLLNTDWYVEQMKNRYNVPMSLTDEQILWYPVTIRGREVSLPRKRFHDRPRGRYTYLQRIEGARVQDMMVDEIVLENKWKDPICFSSLPYAESPLKLRDYSVLRGLVYILKPPPVDTLIDAETGYDLYMNTYRFDGYANSDVYRDENTSGVFQAVGVSAVRIHDELLLQGDTTRAVAVLERMVDAYPEYWQTGITLADFAYVTGDTARGDSLFWMLHDTLEAFRASNRESLFYLQDLGLVKAELGRRKGDEQMVQDGLQLMWEAFRGNLNSAIAFRKLVTALSQNRRYAEMQQAARLFSEYKINLTDPILRQLLGTAAPPGNPRPGG; this is translated from the coding sequence TTGCCCAACAGTATGCCGGTTGTCAGCAGGAGCTTCGATAGGACGAATGCCGTCCTGGCGGGCCTGGTGTTCGTGGCCGCCTTTGTCGTCTATTCGCTCACCGTGCAGCGGTCCCTCTCGTTCTGGGATTGCGGCGAATTTATAGCGTGTTCCTATACTCTCGGTATCCCTCACCCCCCCGGGACGCCGCTGTACATTCTGCTGGGGCGGGTTTTTTCGCTGATACCGATTGTCGGGGACATATCCTGGCGGGTAAACTACCTGTCGGTGCTCTCGTCGTCGTTCACGGCCATGTTCAGTTACCTGCTGGCAGTGCGATTGACCAGGCATTTCTCTGACCAGCGCGAGGACCACCGGCTTGGCCGGTACATCGCATACATCGGCGGCGTTGCCGGCGGTCTGTTTGTCGCCTTTTCCTACACCAACTGGACCAACTCGGTGGAGGCCGAGCCGCGCGCCGTGGCCGTGGCCTTCGCCGTGGCGATTGTCTGGATGGCGCTCCGCTACTTCGATCAGCGGGGAACCCTGAGGGCCACTCGGACCATGGTGCTGGCCATGTATCTGGCCCTGCTGGCCATCGGCGTGCACATGACCGTCTTTCTGGTGGTGCCGGTGTGCGCGATTTTCTTTGTCCTGAAACGGGAGGCTGAAGGCAAGCACTACCTGGCCATCTGCGGCTTTGCGATTCTGGAACTGTTGATGGTCACGCTGTTTGCCAACGGTCGCGGCGGTTTCCCGGTATTCCTGTCGCTGACGGCCCTGCTGACGGTTGTGCTCCTGGTCCTGCTTTACCGCAAGATCAACTGGGGCATTCTGATCGCCATCGGCTCAGCCTTCCCCATCATGCTGTCGTATAATCAGTACCTGAAACTGGGCCTCCCGCTCGGATTGGCAGCCATGATCGCACTGGCCTTCCTCTGCCGGTGGAAGGGGTGGAAGCTGCAGTGGAAGACGGGCCTGGTTATCATACTGCTCAGCTTTATCGGTCTGTCGGTGCACCTGTATGTCCCCATTCGCTCCGCGCATAATCCCCGTATCGACGAGAACAACCCCTCCCGCGACTTTCGGACCCTGATCGACTTCTTTGACCGTCGGCAGTACGGGCAGCAGTCGATGGCGGAGCGCATGTTCCATCGGCGCGGTGCCTGGGAGAACCAGTTGGGGCGGCACGCCAACATAGGCTTCTGGTCGTATTTTGAGATACAGTATTCGTCGGGTCGATGGGTCTTCGTGCCGTTTTTGCTGCTGGGGTTGATCGGGCTGTACGTGGCAATCAGCAAGCGGCTTGAGCTTGGCATGCCGTACCTGACGTTGTTTCTGCTGGCCTCGCTGGGGCTGGTGCTGTACATGAATTTCGCCGACGGCACCCGCTATGACGTAGCCACCAACGACGCCTACCTGGAGGTTCGCAACCGCGACTACTTCTTTACGCCGGCCTTCGTCTTTTTCGGCGTCGCCATGGGCATGGGCTTGTCGGCAGTGATTCGTTACCTCAGGGACCAGTTGGCGGGCCGGAACAGGAGTCGACAGAGAACGGTGGTGTACGCATGCGCGGTCCTGGCGCTGCTCCCGGCCATATCGCTGGCCAACAACTACCACTCGCGGGACCGGTCGAAAAACTTCATTCCGTACAACTACTCGTTCAACATTTTGAACTCCTGTCCGCCGAACGCGATTCTCTTTACGTCCGGTGACAATGACACTTTTCCCGTTTGGTGCGTCCAGGAGGTGTACAACTACCGCAAAGACGTTCGGGTCGTCAACCTGTCACTGCTGAACACCGACTGGTACGTCGAGCAGATGAAGAACCGGTACAATGTCCCGATGTCGCTGACCGATGAGCAGATCCTGTGGTACCCGGTGACGATCCGCGGCCGGGAGGTCAGCCTGCCCCGCAAGAGGTTCCACGATCGTCCTCGCGGACGGTACACCTACCTGCAGCGAATAGAGGGAGCGCGGGTGCAGGATATGATGGTCGATGAGATCGTCCTCGAGAATAAGTGGAAAGACCCGATCTGTTTCAGTTCTCTGCCCTACGCGGAGTCGCCGCTGAAGCTGAGGGATTATTCCGTGCTGCGCGGGCTGGTCTATATACTCAAACCGCCGCCCGTGGACACGCTGATAGACGCCGAAACGGGCTATGATCTGTACATGAACACGTACCGTTTTGACGGGTACGCGAACTCCGATGTCTATCGTGATGAGAACACGAGCGGTGTGTTCCAGGCGGTGGGTGTCAGCGCCGTGCGCATTCATGACGAGTTGTTGCTGCAGGGTGATACGACTCGCGCCGTCGCCGTTCTTGAACGCATGGTCGACGCCTACCCTGAGTACTGGCAAACGGGCATCACGCTGGCGGATTTCGCCTATGTCACGGGTGACACCGCCCGGGGCGACTCGCTTTTCTGGATGTTGCACGACACGCTGGAAGCGTTCCGGGCATCGAACCGTGAAAGCCTGTTTTACCTTCAGGATCTGGGCCTGGTGAAAGCCGAGCTTGGCCGCCGCAAGGGGGACGAACAGATGGTACAGGACGGGTTGCAACTGATGTGGGAGGCGTTTCGCGGCAATCTCAACAGTGCTATAGCCTTCCGGAAACTGGTTACTGCGCTGTCGCAGAACCGACGCTACGCGGAAATGCAGCAGGCCGCCCGGTTGTTCTCCGAATACAAAATCAACCTGACCGATCCGATATTGCGGCAACTGCTCGGGACAGCCGCGCCTCCGGGCAATCCGCGACCGGGCGGATAA
- a CDS encoding DUF2087 domain-containing protein: protein MEYTAGVIKETEFFTTAELAQKLKMNVQVIARKVQSGEISAYKLGKEWRIPEQSVFQWLQKHANTRPAGKKDKVLSAFVKNDHVERLPAQRSKRKYLLEYILAQFEPNRVYTEDEVNRIVTRHHADVCTVRREFVLEKMMDRLDGKYRRRTGYRFSD, encoded by the coding sequence ATGGAATACACGGCAGGTGTGATCAAGGAGACGGAGTTCTTTACGACTGCGGAGCTGGCCCAAAAGCTCAAGATGAACGTGCAGGTCATTGCCCGAAAGGTTCAGTCAGGTGAGATATCCGCCTACAAGCTGGGCAAAGAATGGCGGATACCGGAACAGTCGGTATTCCAATGGCTGCAGAAACACGCCAACACCCGGCCCGCGGGCAAGAAAGACAAGGTTCTTTCGGCCTTTGTCAAGAACGACCACGTCGAGCGGCTCCCGGCCCAGCGTTCCAAACGCAAATACCTGCTTGAATACATTCTCGCGCAATTCGAACCCAACCGGGTCTATACCGAGGACGAGGTCAACCGGATTGTCACCCGGCACCATGCGGACGTCTGCACCGTGCGCAGGGAATTCGTTCTTGAGAAGATGATGGACCGCCTCGACGGGAAGTATCGCCGGCGCACCGGCTACCGCTTCTCCGACTGA
- a CDS encoding EamA family transporter: MAVLMFILLCLIWGSTWLAIKIGLTDAPPLATAAIRFLVALFILTGLVVVRRRPYPRQIRTIVRLGYPGVYMYGCSYAFVYLAEQHISSALTAVLFGSFPFFVAFLSWVRYRAERLIPAAWVGLAVGLAGVVLISYDSLRVSGDLLLGTVLAVGGAFAAAYGVVIHKRYHAGRDIVVAAHIQMIFGGVLLILASLLFENIGDFSPTLATVGSIVYLAVIGTVVAFLAYYWLLARIRAVSLSLIAFVSPLVAILLGVVVAGETLSPVIVVGTLFILSGIILVVRK; the protein is encoded by the coding sequence ATGGCTGTCCTGATGTTCATCCTGCTGTGCCTGATCTGGGGTTCCACGTGGCTGGCCATCAAGATCGGTCTGACCGACGCTCCCCCTCTGGCCACGGCGGCGATTCGGTTTCTGGTCGCGCTCTTCATTCTCACCGGGCTGGTGGTGGTCCGAAGGCGGCCCTACCCTCGGCAGATCAGGACTATCGTGAGGCTGGGTTATCCAGGGGTTTACATGTACGGGTGCAGTTATGCGTTCGTGTACCTGGCCGAGCAGCACATAAGTTCGGCCCTGACAGCCGTGCTGTTCGGGTCGTTCCCGTTCTTTGTAGCGTTTCTATCGTGGGTAAGGTACCGGGCGGAACGATTGATTCCTGCGGCCTGGGTGGGGCTGGCCGTTGGCTTAGCGGGCGTAGTGTTGATCTCGTATGATTCGCTGCGGGTGTCCGGTGACCTTTTGCTCGGCACCGTTCTGGCCGTCGGAGGGGCCTTTGCGGCAGCCTACGGCGTGGTGATTCACAAGCGCTATCACGCCGGCCGCGACATCGTCGTGGCGGCTCACATCCAGATGATCTTCGGCGGGGTGCTGCTGATCCTGGCGTCGCTCCTGTTCGAGAACATAGGTGATTTCAGCCCCACACTCGCCACGGTCGGTTCGATTGTCTACCTCGCCGTAATTGGCACGGTGGTGGCCTTTCTGGCGTACTACTGGTTGCTGGCCCGTATCCGCGCCGTGAGCTTGTCGCTCATCGCGTTTGTCTCACCGCTTGTGGCCATCTTGCTGGGGGTTGTAGTCGCCGGTGAGACGCTGTCTCCGGTGATCGTTGTCGGCACCCTGTTCATTCTCTCAGGCATTATTCTGGTCGTGAGGAAATAA
- the glnA gene encoding type I glutamate--ammonia ligase produces the protein MKLDTLRRMVKDREIEFLDLKFCDLPGRWHHLTLPASSLKASLFSDGVGVDGSSVPGWASIERGDMIMRPDPATAFVDPFFERPTLSMIGNIVATGKKMEPYSRDPRRVAADAERFLAKTLKGSTIVLGPEFEFYVFDRVNFFQGSAAGFYELYSDEAQWHPGEDEENLGYKIPYKKGYHAAPPRDRTYNLRSEICALLADVGIPIKYHHHEVGGGGQHEIEVDFDTLLRMADKSMLVKYVVKNYTFSQNQSATFMPKPLFDEPGSGLHVHQYLAGAGGSLFYGKTGPAQLSELGRHYIGGLLKHVDSMVAFSNPSTNSFKRLIPGFEAPVAGTYSVANRTACVRIPGYQRDPKTMRIEFRTGDGTMNAYLAYAAMLMAGLDGIRNKIDPGLPLDKNLDAMSAEALARIHHLPASLEEALDALEADHDYLLKGGVFTEDLVESWVAIKRREILDINKRPTPYEFERYYDA, from the coding sequence ATGAAACTGGATACACTTCGCAGGATGGTCAAAGACAGAGAGATCGAGTTTCTGGATCTGAAATTCTGTGACCTGCCCGGCCGCTGGCATCACCTGACGCTGCCGGCTTCGTCGTTAAAGGCCAGCCTGTTCTCGGACGGGGTGGGAGTCGACGGTTCCTCGGTGCCGGGCTGGGCCTCTATTGAGCGCGGCGACATGATTATGCGGCCGGACCCGGCGACCGCGTTCGTCGACCCGTTCTTCGAGCGTCCGACGCTGTCGATGATCGGCAACATCGTGGCCACGGGAAAGAAGATGGAACCCTATTCTCGCGATCCGCGACGAGTGGCAGCCGACGCCGAGAGATTCCTGGCGAAAACGCTGAAGGGAAGCACAATAGTTCTTGGGCCTGAGTTCGAGTTCTACGTTTTTGATCGGGTGAATTTCTTTCAGGGTTCGGCGGCGGGATTCTACGAACTGTACTCAGATGAAGCGCAGTGGCACCCGGGCGAGGACGAAGAGAATCTCGGATACAAGATTCCATACAAGAAAGGATACCACGCGGCTCCACCGAGGGACCGAACGTACAACCTCCGCTCAGAGATCTGTGCCCTTCTGGCCGACGTCGGTATTCCCATAAAATATCACCATCACGAGGTTGGCGGCGGCGGGCAGCATGAGATCGAGGTGGACTTTGACACCCTGCTGAGAATGGCAGACAAGTCGATGCTGGTCAAATACGTGGTGAAGAACTACACCTTCAGCCAGAACCAGTCGGCTACGTTCATGCCCAAACCGCTGTTCGACGAGCCGGGGTCCGGCCTGCACGTTCACCAGTACCTGGCCGGTGCCGGGGGTTCGCTTTTTTACGGGAAAACGGGCCCGGCGCAGCTATCCGAGCTTGGCCGGCACTACATCGGCGGCCTGCTCAAACACGTCGATTCCATGGTGGCGTTCTCAAATCCTTCCACCAATTCCTTCAAACGCCTGATCCCCGGTTTCGAAGCCCCGGTGGCCGGTACGTACTCGGTGGCCAACCGGACCGCCTGTGTTCGTATTCCGGGTTACCAGCGCGACCCTAAAACGATGCGCATCGAGTTTCGGACCGGCGACGGAACGATGAACGCCTACCTGGCCTATGCGGCTATGCTCATGGCCGGTCTGGATGGGATCCGCAACAAGATAGACCCCGGTCTGCCCCTGGACAAGAATCTCGATGCTATGTCTGCTGAAGCGCTGGCCCGGATTCATCACCTGCCCGCTTCACTTGAAGAGGCCCTGGACGCCCTGGAGGCCGACCACGATTACCTGCTAAAGGGAGGCGTGTTTACCGAGGATCTGGTTGAAAGCTGGGTGGCCATCAAGCGACGGGAGATTCTCGACATCAACAAACGGCCCACCCCGTACGAGTTCGAGAGATACTACGACGCCTGA
- a CDS encoding SDR family oxidoreductase, producing MTALRDKIILITGASSGIGEATARKFAEAGARLILAARRMDRLESLASRLPTESHLVQLDVRNRATVEKTVAQLPEPWAAIDVLVNNAGLSRDLEKLHEGNPESWEEMIDTNVKGLLYVSRAVIPGMVRRGRGHVINIGSIAGHEVYPGGNVYCATKYAVTALTKAMMIDLVDTPIRVSTVDPGMVETEFSLVRFRGDAARAGKVYDGLVPLSGDDIAEAVLWVAGRPAHVNIAEVIVLPKAQASCGVVHRRPDQAS from the coding sequence ATGACCGCACTGCGCGACAAGATTATTCTTATCACAGGCGCTTCGTCCGGTATCGGTGAGGCCACGGCACGCAAGTTCGCCGAGGCAGGGGCCAGGCTTATTCTGGCGGCACGGCGCATGGACCGCCTTGAATCACTGGCCTCCAGGCTGCCGACCGAAAGTCATCTGGTGCAACTCGACGTCCGGAACCGGGCGACGGTGGAGAAAACCGTGGCGCAACTGCCGGAACCCTGGGCCGCCATCGACGTCCTCGTGAACAACGCCGGCTTGTCACGTGACCTGGAGAAGCTGCACGAAGGCAACCCGGAGAGCTGGGAGGAAATGATTGACACCAACGTCAAGGGGTTGCTTTACGTCAGCAGGGCCGTTATCCCCGGCATGGTCAGGAGGGGCAGGGGACACGTCATCAACATCGGATCGATCGCCGGTCACGAGGTATACCCCGGCGGCAACGTATACTGCGCCACCAAGTACGCGGTGACGGCGCTCACCAAGGCAATGATGATTGACCTCGTCGATACCCCCATCCGTGTTTCAACCGTCGATCCCGGCATGGTCGAGACGGAGTTCTCGCTCGTCAGGTTCCGTGGTGATGCCGCCCGGGCCGGGAAGGTCTACGACGGGCTGGTTCCCTTGTCCGGAGACGACATTGCCGAGGCGGTACTATGGGTTGCCGGTCGCCCCGCGCACGTCAACATCGCCGAGGTGATCGTGCTGCCGAAAGCCCAGGCTTCGTGCGGGGTGGTCCACCGGCGACCGGATCAGGCGTCGTAG
- a CDS encoding peptidoglycan DD-metalloendopeptidase family protein, with protein sequence MRSKKLTFMVIPDSSGTSRELQVPVVLLYAAGAFVAVLLVVSFFLAGEFFGDRVTQEELAQLRTENRQLMTKYEQLRWDLAETDARYGELVEKEIMIRTMFDLPDISVEERQLGIGGPTSPSFAEMSESQQEAYGTEVEVDRLLRVSRFELEKFGEVEKELRGLKDRLDHTPSIWPTKGWNSRGYGMKYDPFTGYKQFHRGIDVANRTGTAIIAAADGKIRSAGRAGGMGKMIVVDHGYGFVSRYAHLSEIATQRGTRIKRGDVIGYMGSTGYSTGPHLHYEVWRNGKALNPRDFILNDM encoded by the coding sequence ATGCGCAGTAAGAAGTTAACATTCATGGTCATCCCGGATTCCTCCGGGACATCCAGAGAACTCCAGGTCCCGGTCGTACTCCTGTACGCCGCCGGAGCCTTTGTCGCGGTTCTCCTCGTGGTGAGTTTCTTCCTGGCGGGCGAGTTTTTCGGAGATCGTGTCACTCAGGAAGAACTGGCCCAGTTGCGTACGGAGAACCGTCAACTGATGACCAAGTACGAACAACTGCGCTGGGATCTGGCCGAAACGGACGCGCGCTATGGCGAACTCGTGGAAAAGGAGATCATGATCAGAACGATGTTCGATCTCCCGGACATCAGCGTCGAGGAGCGGCAGCTGGGTATCGGCGGTCCAACCTCACCATCGTTTGCCGAGATGAGTGAGTCGCAGCAGGAGGCCTACGGCACCGAGGTGGAGGTAGATCGCCTGCTGCGCGTTTCCCGGTTTGAGTTGGAGAAATTCGGCGAAGTGGAGAAAGAACTCAGGGGTCTCAAGGATCGGCTTGACCATACTCCGTCCATTTGGCCCACAAAGGGCTGGAATTCCCGCGGGTACGGGATGAAGTACGACCCGTTCACCGGCTACAAGCAGTTCCACCGAGGTATAGATGTCGCCAACCGTACCGGCACCGCCATCATAGCAGCCGCCGACGGTAAGATTCGAAGCGCCGGCCGGGCGGGCGGCATGGGCAAGATGATTGTGGTCGATCACGGTTACGGTTTCGTGTCGAGGTATGCGCACCTTTCCGAGATCGCGACCCAACGGGGGACCAGAATCAAGCGCGGCGATGTCATCGGGTATATGGGCTCGACCGGATATTCCACCGGCCCCCACCTGCACTACGAGGTCTGGCGTAACGGTAAGGCGCTGAACCCCCGCGACTTCATCCTCAACGACATGTAG
- a CDS encoding RNA polymerase sigma factor, with the protein MTTGNEALGRAEETGRVDDEVCVRRLIARFKEGDKGAFDEIVKQYRKQVAALAYRVVGDYDEAADVVQTVFVKMARNISRYDERKKFYTWLYRITVNASIDHMRKHQRHRHESIENLHDSLESSAADPEWSHRRRQLKAHIERAAGTLNEKQLSAFMLRDVEGCTVDDVASIMEMPEATVRWYLHRARAKIRKELLRRCPQLLILMGIR; encoded by the coding sequence ATGACAACGGGAAACGAGGCATTGGGCCGGGCCGAAGAGACGGGGCGGGTCGACGACGAGGTTTGTGTCCGGAGGCTGATCGCGCGCTTCAAGGAAGGTGACAAGGGAGCCTTCGACGAGATTGTCAAGCAGTATCGCAAGCAGGTGGCGGCGCTGGCGTACCGGGTCGTCGGTGATTACGATGAAGCGGCCGACGTCGTGCAGACCGTGTTTGTCAAGATGGCCCGCAATATCTCGCGATATGACGAGAGGAAGAAATTCTACACGTGGCTGTACCGGATCACGGTAAACGCGTCAATTGACCATATGCGTAAGCATCAGCGACATCGACACGAGTCGATCGAGAACCTGCACGACAGCCTGGAGAGCTCTGCGGCGGATCCGGAATGGTCCCATCGCCGCCGTCAGCTGAAGGCCCACATCGAGAGGGCCGCCGGCACTCTCAATGAGAAACAGCTCTCGGCCTTTATGCTCCGCGACGTGGAAGGCTGCACGGTGGACGACGTGGCCAGCATCATGGAAATGCCTGAGGCGACCGTCCGCTGGTATCTGCATCGCGCCAGGGCCAAGATCCGCAAGGAACTGCTGCGCCGCTGCCCCCAGTTGCTCATTCTGATGGGTATCAGATAG